One part of the Streptomyces ferrugineus genome encodes these proteins:
- a CDS encoding WD40/YVTN/BNR-like repeat-containing protein encodes MGRGLLSLVLATVTGAALLTAPAAAAPPPSSGASAPPGPSDVYRPVRGPAAPAEYRYLQKTLPGESMPRHAHDRAAAQARELPTVGGRWKSVGPTNIGGRIVSLALDPKRADTLYAAAASGGLWRSTDAGATFHSVWPDSWTQAMGAVATAPDGTLYVGTGEPNPGGGSITYEGTGLYRSKDGGRTWKPIGLRDSGAISAITIDPANPRRIYVAAAGSLYNGGGDRGVYRSEDGGATWERILAGANEFTGATEIVVDGDRLYAVLWDHRRTPGLRTYGGVGSGVFRSTDDGATWQRLGGGLPAEGPDVGRIGLAVAGEKLYAIANKASGPFEGFYASTDGGDNWTRTPANEDMTGSQSSFGWWFGKVWIDPRDNEHVHVAGVPLMTTKDGGATWTADDTSMHVDQHAMVWDPRRPGRVYLGNDGGVYRSDANGDGGWVKSRHQPYTQLYSAAISPQDVTRISGGAQDNGSLRSWGGERFNEYLGGDGEENLINPTDVDNVFACYQYGNCFSSTDGGDTLTYFADRTTYQRRNWFTPVVFDPRDSKILYYGSEVLNRSTDGGATWQPISPDLSGGPGPDPIYTNYGTITSIAPANDGRTVYAGTDDGRVWVTRNLGATWTKLAEGLPWVTRVVVDPKNPDRVWTTHSGYRSGSPLPHVYGSTDGGRHWRNLSGNLPAAPVNDLVVARGGILYIGTDQGVFTSVTGGGHWLRLGRGMPQVPVDDIEYDAGHHRLVAATFGRGFYELTTP; translated from the coding sequence ATGGGCAGAGGTCTGCTGTCACTGGTTCTCGCCACGGTCACCGGAGCGGCGTTGCTCACGGCACCGGCGGCGGCCGCACCACCCCCGTCGTCCGGGGCGTCGGCGCCGCCCGGGCCCTCCGACGTGTACCGGCCGGTCCGTGGACCGGCCGCCCCCGCGGAGTACCGCTACCTGCAGAAGACCCTGCCCGGCGAGTCGATGCCGCGCCACGCGCATGACCGCGCCGCCGCGCAGGCCCGCGAACTGCCCACCGTCGGCGGGCGCTGGAAGAGCGTCGGGCCCACCAACATCGGCGGCCGGATCGTCTCCCTCGCCCTCGACCCCAAGCGCGCCGACACGCTGTACGCCGCGGCGGCGAGCGGCGGGCTGTGGCGCAGCACCGATGCCGGGGCGACCTTCCACTCGGTGTGGCCCGACAGCTGGACGCAGGCCATGGGCGCGGTGGCCACCGCCCCGGACGGCACCCTGTACGTGGGCACCGGTGAGCCCAACCCGGGTGGCGGCAGCATCACCTACGAGGGGACGGGGCTGTACCGCAGCAAGGACGGCGGCCGGACCTGGAAGCCGATCGGCCTGCGCGACTCCGGCGCGATCAGCGCCATCACCATCGACCCCGCCAACCCGCGCCGCATCTATGTCGCCGCGGCCGGCTCCCTCTACAACGGCGGTGGAGACAGGGGCGTCTACCGCTCGGAGGACGGCGGCGCCACCTGGGAGCGGATCCTCGCCGGCGCCAACGAGTTCACCGGCGCCACCGAGATCGTCGTCGACGGCGACCGGCTCTACGCCGTGTTGTGGGACCACCGCCGCACACCCGGACTGCGGACGTACGGCGGTGTCGGCTCGGGCGTCTTCCGCAGCACGGACGACGGCGCGACCTGGCAGCGGCTCGGCGGCGGACTGCCCGCCGAGGGCCCGGACGTGGGACGCATCGGCCTGGCGGTCGCGGGCGAGAAGCTCTATGCGATCGCCAACAAGGCCAGTGGCCCCTTCGAGGGCTTCTACGCCTCCACCGACGGCGGCGACAACTGGACCCGCACCCCTGCCAACGAGGACATGACGGGCTCCCAGTCGAGCTTCGGCTGGTGGTTCGGCAAGGTGTGGATCGACCCCCGGGACAACGAGCACGTGCATGTGGCCGGCGTGCCCCTGATGACCACGAAGGACGGCGGGGCCACCTGGACGGCCGACGACACCAGCATGCACGTCGACCAGCACGCCATGGTGTGGGACCCGCGCCGCCCGGGCCGGGTCTACCTCGGCAACGACGGCGGCGTCTACCGCTCCGACGCGAACGGCGACGGCGGCTGGGTCAAGTCCCGCCACCAGCCCTACACCCAGCTCTACAGCGCGGCGATCAGCCCGCAGGACGTCACCCGCATCTCGGGCGGGGCCCAGGACAACGGCTCCCTGCGGTCCTGGGGCGGGGAGAGGTTCAACGAGTACCTCGGCGGCGACGGCGAGGAGAACCTCATCAACCCGACCGACGTGGACAACGTCTTCGCCTGCTACCAGTACGGCAACTGCTTCAGCTCCACCGACGGCGGCGACACGCTCACGTACTTCGCGGACCGGACGACGTACCAGCGGCGCAACTGGTTCACGCCGGTGGTCTTCGACCCGCGCGATTCGAAGATCCTCTACTACGGCTCCGAGGTGCTCAACCGCTCCACGGACGGCGGCGCGACCTGGCAGCCGATCAGCCCGGACCTGAGCGGCGGCCCGGGCCCGGACCCGATCTACACCAACTACGGCACGATCACCTCGATCGCCCCGGCGAACGACGGACGCACCGTGTACGCCGGCACGGACGACGGCCGGGTGTGGGTCACCAGGAACCTCGGCGCGACCTGGACGAAGCTGGCCGAAGGGCTGCCCTGGGTGACCCGGGTGGTCGTCGATCCGAAGAACCCCGACCGCGTCTGGACCACCCACTCCGGATACCGCTCTGGCTCCCCGCTGCCCCATGTGTACGGCAGCACGGACGGCGGCCGGCACTGGCGGAACCTGTCGGGCAACCTCCCGGCCGCACCCGTCAACGACCTGGTCGTCGCCCGCGGCGGCATCCTCTACATCGGCACCGACCAGGGCGTGTTCACCAGCGTCACGGGCGGCGGACACTGGCTGCGTCTGGGCCGCGGCATGCCGCAGGTACCGGTCGACGACATCGAGTACGACGCGGGTCACCACCGCCTGGTGGCCGCGACGTTCGGCAGGGGCTTCTATGAGCTGACCACGCCCTGA